AACAAAGATAAGCCAGATTGTCCAGAACTGTACCTTTTTGAGAATCTCCTGCCAGATATAGTCACGGCCTGCGGCTTTCTTTGACCCTCCGGCCGCTGCGGACGGCGGTACATACCCGGCGGGAACATACCCTTCGGGAGGATTGACCATCCAGATCGACCCGATGAGAACCATCACGGCGAAAGCGATACCATACCACAGAAATACCGATTGAACGCCGTACTTATCGACAAGGCCGAACCACGAGCCTCCGACCTTCACCCAGATTGTGGCGCCAAAACCGAATCCCGCCACGGCGAGACCGGATATGAGTCCCTTTTTATCGGGAAACCACTTCATTCCCACTGCGATGGGCACCACATATGCAAGTCCGATGCCTGCACCGCCGATAATACCAATGCAGATGAGCTGCATGATGAATGAATTTCCGAACAGTCCGCCAAGAATATAACCGGCGCCGAGCACGAGTCCACCCGAGAGGGCGAGCGGTTTCGGACCGACTTTCCTCATCTGGATACCGGCAAAAATCATGACGAGCGCAAAGGTGAACAGGCCCGCTGAAAATATCGCCTGTGTCTGAGGAGTCGTGAAATTATAGGGGGCTTCCTTCAACGCCTTGGTGAAGACCGACCATGCATATATCGCACCAAGCGCAAGTTGAATGAGGATCGCTCCGAAAACCACCATCCATCGATTGAATACTTTTTCGTTTGCCATAGACCCTCCGGTTCATTTCAAATGTACGTAGTATGAAACATGCGGCCACGTTTTCCGCAACCGCATGTTTTTTAAAATACATCAAAATACGACATGACGGTCGAGTCTATATGATCCTCTCATCGATGAGTTTTTTGACCACATCCGGATCAAGGAGTGTCGAAATGTCACCAAGTTCACCTGTATCATTGGCTGCGATCTTTTTGAGGATACGGCGCATGATTTTACCCGAACGGGTCTTGGGAAGGGCATCGGTGAACTGAATCTTATCCGGAGATGCTATGGGGCCGATCTCCTTACGGATATGGGCAACGAGTTCTTTTTTCAGGTTTTCGGACTTCTCGACACCCTCGTTAAGAGTCACAAACACATAGAGAGCCTGACCCTTGATTTCATGAGGGAAACCGACAACGGCAGCTTCGGCGACAGCGCTGTGGCTGACCAGGGCGCTTTCGACCTCGGCTGTACCGATACGGTGACCGGATATGTTGATGACATCGTCGACTCGTCCCATCAGCCAGAAGTCACCCTCTTCGTCGATACGGGCGCCATCACCGGTGAAGTAATATCCTTTATACTGTACCCAGTACATTTCAATAAAACGCTGGTGGTCGCCATATACTGTGCGCATGATTCCCGGCCATGGCCTTTTGATAACAAGGTACCCGCCTTCATTGGTACCGCACAGGGAGCCGTCCTCGCGGAGAATCGCAGGCTCGACGCCAAAGAACGGGCGGCTCGCCGAACCGGGTTTGGTCGGCATGCATCCGGGCAGCGGTGTGATGAGAATTCCACCGGTCTCGGTCTGCCACCATGTATCGACAATCGGGCATTTCGAGCGTCCGACAGTATCGAAATACCACATCCATGCCTCGGGATTGATCGGTTCGCCGACTGTACCGAGCAGCCTGAGCTTGGAAAGATTGTGCTTGGTTACCCAATCGGAACCTTTGCTCGCGATAGCGCGGATTGCGGTCGGTGCGGTATAGAATATCGTTACGCCGTACTTTTCGCAGATATCCCAGAAACGGTCGGGTTCCGGATATGTCGGCACGCCCTCGAACATGACCGAGGTCGCATGGTTCGCAAGGGGACCATATACGATATACGAATGACCGGTCACCCAGCCGATATCGGCGGTGCACCAGTAGATATCATTCTCATGATAATCGAAGATGTATTTATGAGTCACGCTTGTGTAGAGGAGATAACCGCCGGTTGAGTGAAGCACACCCTTGGGTTTTCCCGTGGAACCGGAGGTATAGAGAATGAACAGAGGGTCTTCGGCATCCATGTGCTCGGGCTCGCATTCATCGGACACTTTCGCCATGAGTTCATGCCACCAGAAATCACGGCCTTTCTCCATATGTGTTTCAACATCTCTGCGCTGATAACAGATTACCGATTTTATCGAGGGACAGGCATTATCCTTGAGCGCCTCGTCGGCGTTAATCTTGAGAGGAATCGCCTTGCTGCCGCGGAGCGAGACATTGGAGGTAATGAGAACCGAGCATTTTGAATCCTGAATGCGTCCCTGGAGCGCCTCTGCGGAAAACCCGCCGAATACGATCGAATGGATCGCTCCAATTCTCGTACAGGCAAGCATTGCAATCGGGAGTTCGGGGATCATGGGCATATAGATGCAAACCCGGTCGCCCTTTTTAACTCCCTGAGATTTCAGAACATTCGCAAATTTCTTGACTTCCGTATACAGCTCTTTATAGGAGATATGCCTGTCCTCGTTCGGATCGTCTCCTACCCACAGAATCGCTGTTTTGTCGCCTTTTCCGGCTTTTACATGACGGTCGAGGCAGTTATGGGAAACGTTGATCTTTCCACCGTCAAACCATTTTATTATGATTTTATCTTTGTCAAACGAATATACTTTATCCCATTTTTTAAACCAGTCAAGCGTTTCGGCCTGTTCTCCCCAGAATCCGTCAGGATCCTCAAGCGACCGCTTGAACATCTTTTCGTATTGTTCCATGGAACTGATATGAGCTTTTGCCCTGAAGGAATCGGGAACAGGAAACTTACGCTGCTCTGTCATGAGGTTGGTGATGTTCTGTTTCGGTTGTTCAGACATGTGGTTCTCCTTCTGCGGATGAGGTTGGACTGAAGCGAAACACTATTTTTTTTATTAAAGTGTTGTCTCAGTTCCCGTTTGGAGAAAAACGGGAAATACGTATACTCGCTGCGCTGATCTGCGTCGCAACGGGTAAAAAGGGTAATTACTCATATATGAGGATACGAAAAAACATGATATACGCTCGCCGCGCTGCGCATCGTAGCAGTGGGTAAGAAATGTGCGAGAATAAGGAAATTATCATGAGAAAGCCAGAATTATATGGTGCCCGAGACCGGATTTGAACCGGTACAGCCGTGGGCCACTACCCCCTCAAGATAGCGTGTCTACCAATTCCACCACTCGGGCATTCATAAACAGTATTTTTTTTGTCTGCCGGATTACGGTTTATCGTTTCCGGTTGAAAAAGTTTTTAATGAACCATTCACATAAATCCACAATCATAAACTGCAAAAACCAGTTTATTTCTTCTCTTCCTGTGCCGGAGCATTCTGAGACGGAGTCGTCTCAGAACCGGTTTGCGCATTATCGCCGGCGGCAGGTGTCGACACAGGCATTTCGGTTGTAACCGCCGAGCTTGAAGGAGAAGAAGCCGCTCCGCTTTCAATAAGAGCCCGCTGAATCGCACTCTGGGAAACACGGCCCGGTTTAACGAAATTGAGCGATATCGATGTCAGCATGAAGAGTATCGCGAACGCTGTCGTTGCCTTGGCAAGGAACGGCGCAGCTCCTCTGCCGCCGAAAACTCCGCCTGTCATTCCGGATCCGCCGAAGGTTCCCGCCAGTCCGCCACCCTTGCTCGACTGCAGAAGCACTGATATGACAAGGGCAATACAGACGATAACATGAACTATCAGTATAAGAACATACAGAAACATTATAAACCTTACCTTCCCAAAACATGTATAATGATTTCTGGTTTCTCTTTTATGGTAGAAAAAGTGTTGACCGGTATTCTCGACCATAGAGTAGCGCTGATAAAACACAAACGATAAATCTAAACCTTATGAAACTTACAACGCCGCGCGGATGATGCCTTCGAACGATTCGGCATCGAGAGCAGCCCCACCAATCAGTCCGCCGTCTATATCAGGTTGCGCAAGAAGTTCGCGGGCATTTCCGGGTTTCATGCTGCCGCCGTACTGAATCCTTGTTTCCGCTGCCGCTTTCTTCCCGAACAAACCCTCAAGCAGTCCCCTGATAAAGGCGTGTACTTCCTGAGCTTGTTCAACAGTAGCGGTTAGACCGGTGCCGATAGCCCAAACCGGTTCGTACGCTATCACCGTTCCATGAAACTCATCCGCTCTCAGATTTGTTAATGCACCCTTCACCTGGCGCTCGACTACTTTCCGGGTTATTCCGTTTTCACGCTCTTCCCGCGTTTCACCGACACACACAATCGGGGTGATCCCGGCTTTAATCGCAGATTGAACTTTTTTTGCGACTATTTCATCGCTTTCATGAAAGTACGTTCTTCGTTCAGAGTGTCCCAATATAACGTATTCACAGCCCAGAGTCAAGAGCATATTGGCCGATATTTCGCCGGTAAATGCACCTTTCTGCTCCCAGTGCATGTTCTGCGCGCCGAGCGCTATAGTGGTTCCCTTTATACCTTCACCTGCCGCCGCAAGAGAGGTAAAGGGCGGGCAGACTACAATCTCCACGTCCTCTATTCCGGAAACTTTTTCGGCAATCGCATGAACCAGCGTTTGAGCCTCACGGTGATTCATGTGCATTTTCCAGTTGCCGGCGATGATGATTTTTCTCATGATAGTCCTTTAGCAGAAAAGTTCCACGAAGGCACAAAGGCATAAAATTGTTTAAATTATAATTTTACCTTCGTGTCTTCGTGGTTATTTGTTATATTCACCCTCGATTGAGCGCCTGAACTCCCGGAAGTATTTTCCCTTCGAGCAGTTCAAGGGAAGCACCGCCGCCGGTCGAAATGTGACTCATCCTGTCCTCCATCCCGAATTTGGCGATCGCCGCCGCGGAATCACCGCCGCCGATAACGGTAACCGTTCCTTTCGCGGTTGCATCGGCCATAGCCTGCGCTATCGCTTTCGTTCCGTTCGCGAACGTTTCCATCTCAAACACACCCATCGGGCCATTCCACACAACAGTTCCCGCGCCTTTAATTTTTGATGTATAGAGCTCAACGGTTTTCGGCCCGATATCGAGACCTTCCCAGTCTTTCGGTATGGCATCGGAATCGACATATCGTGTCCTGGCGTCGTTTTCGAATTTATCGGCTATCATGCAGTCGACCGGAAGGAGAAACTCGCAGGACGAAGCTTTGACCTTCTCCAGGATATCACGGGCCATATCCACTCGTTCGGCCTCCAGAATCGACTTGCCGATCTCGAGTCCCATGGCCTTGTAGAATGTATACGCCATCCCTCCGCCGATGAGAAGAGTATCTGCCTTGTCGAGCAGGGTGGTTATCACATCGATCTTGCCGGAAATCTTGACTCCGCCGATAACGGCCACAAAGGGGCGTTTCGGTTCCTTGACCGCGCTGTCGAGATAATCGATTTCCTTCTTGAGAAGATAACCCGAGGCAACCTCTTTGAGATAACGTGTGATTCCTTCGGTGGAAGCATGGGCACGGTGCGCAGTACCGAATGCATCGTTCACATACACATCGGCAAGCGATGCGAGTTTTTGTGCAAATTCAGGATCGTTCGCTTCCTCCTCCTTATGGAAACGGAGATTTTCAAGAAGAACCACATCGCCCGGTTTCATCTCCGAAACCATGGCTTCGACAGCGGAGCCAACACAGTCCGGCGCAAGCTTCACCGGCTTGTTGAGATGCCTGCCGAGACTTTTCGCCACCGGCGCGAGGCTCATCTCGGGTACGGGTTTCCCTTTGGGACGTCCCAGATGGCTCATGAGAATGAGTTTCCCACCCTTGTCGAGTATGTAGCGTATGGTCGGAAGCGAGGCGACAATGCGCTTTTCATCGGTAATATTCCGGTTCTCGTCGAGGGGAACGTTAAAATCACAACGGACGATGACCCGTTTGCCCTTGAGATCAATATCGTTTACAGTCTTGATAGCCATTCATCTCACCTCGGTCTGACAAGTAAATCCCGCGGCTGCTCTCGTAAGCATCCGCGGGATACCATTTTACTGTTTACAACGCCCTTACTTTGCCATGAGTTTGAAAAGGTCGATGCACCGGTTCGAATAACCCCACTCGTTATCGTACCATGAAAATACTTTGACCATGGTGCCTTCCATTACCGAGGTCATTTGGCCGTCAATGATCGACGATGCGGGATTTCCGATAACATCGCTCGAAACGATCGGATCATCGGTATACTCGAGGATGCCCTTCAACTCGCCATTTGCGGCTGCCTTGAATGCGTTATTCACCTCTTCGATGGTGACCGCACGTTTGAGCTCGCACACGCAGTCGGTCAGTGAGGCATCGGGTGTGGGTACGCGGACACTGACGCCGTCCAGTTTCCCCTTGAGCTCGGGAAGAACCTTACCGACAGCGCGGGCGGCGCCGGTTGTGGTGGGGATCATGTTGATCGCGCCAGCACGGGCTCTCCGGAGGTCTTTATGAACCTGGTCGAGAATTTTCTGGTCGTTCGTGTATGAATGGATCGTGGTCATGAATCCCTTGACAATCCCGAACTTCTCGTGGAGAACCTTCGCCATGGGAGCCAGGCTGTTTGTGGTGCACGATGCATTCGAAATCATGGTGTCGGCCGAGGTCAGAATGTTGTCGTTCACGCCCATGACAATCACCTTGATCTTGGATTCGCCCTTGCTCTTGGGGGGAACCGAGAGAAGCACTTTTTTCGCGCCGGCATCGATGTGTTTCTGCAATCCGGCATCATCAGCGAATATACCGGTCGATTCGAGTACCATTGTGGCACCGAGTTTTCCCCACGGAATATTTGCGGGATCCTTCTCGGAAAATACGAGGACCTTCTTGCCGTTGACAATGATGCCGTCAGCCGCTGCCTCGACAGTACCTTTGAACTTGCCCTGTGTCGAATCATATTTCAGCAGATGAGCCATTGTCTTGGTATCCATAAGATCGTTGATACCGACAACCTCAAAGCCGCCATCCGCAATCGCCGCACGGAAAACGAGCTTGCCGATACGGCCGAAACCATTGATTCCGATTTTGATAGCCATGGTAAATCCTTTCTTTCTTCGTGTGAGGATTACAACAAACCGCTCTTCTTGTAAAAGTCAATCATATCATTGAGCGAAACCGGTTTGAAATCTCCGGCATGCCCCGCAGTGCCGAGATCGCGCATTTTCTGAGCAACGAGTTTTGTGAGTGCATCACGGGCCGGTTTCATATAATCGCGGGGATCGAACTTATCGGGAGTTTCCACAAAGACTTTACGGATAGCACCCGTAATCGCAATACGGCCGTCGGTGTCGATATTCACCTTCCGCACACCGAAGGGTATGGCCGACTGAATGGCGCTCATGGGAACGCCCTTTGCCTGGGGCATTTTGCCGCCATATTTATTGACAACCGCCACCAGATCTTCCGGCACGCTCGACGAGCCGTGCATAACGAGCGGGGTCTCCGGTATCCGTCTGTGTATTTCCTGTACGATATCGATCGCAAGTTTCGGTTCGGCTTTGAATTTGTAAGCGCCATGGGAAGTACCGATTGCAACCGCCAGAGCATCGACCTTCGTTTTCTTGACAAAATCAACTGCCTGGTCGGGATCGGTCAGGTGGACTTTCCCCGATCCGACGCCGTCCTCGATACCACCGAGTGTGCCGAGCTCCGCTTCCACTGTTACTCCGAGGGGGTGGGCATATTCGATAACACTCATGGTCACCGCTAAATTTTCCTCGTAGGTTGTCGGAGTTTTACTGTCCTCCTTGAGGGAACCGTCTATCATGACCGATGTGAATCCGAGCGCAATCGCCTGCTTGCAGGTATCCAGACTGTTGCCATGATCGAGATGCATGGCGATGGGTATGTCCGGATTTTCTTCCGCCGCTGCCAGCATGAGGTGTTTCAGGTAGGTGAAATTCGAGTACTTGAGCGCCCCGCGGGAAGCCTGTATGATAACCGGTGACCGGGTTTCCTGCGCAGCAGCCATGATAGCCTGTATCTGCTCCATGTTATTGACATTAAATGCGCCGACAGCGTAATTTCCCTTTGCCGCTTCCAGGAGGAGCTGCCGCATCGGAACTAATGGCATGGGAGTACCTTTCTCAATCGTGAAAGTGCGTTATAATAAAATCCCGGTGAAAACACTTTATGCGTGGATATCAGCTGTCAAGGATCGGCACGAATTCCCGATTAATAATTCGGGGACGGATTTACATGCCCTTGACAGCAATAAAAACCACATATTTCATAATCGGGCGCATGGAAAAGATACTTTTTCATCGCCCTCTTAACTGAAAAACAGCTTTGCCGTTTCATATTTAGTCTTATCGACAATCTTCAGCGATCCTACCGCATCCTCGAGCGATACCGCTTTCATCTCTCCGCCTTTGAGCGCAGCCATCATGCCGAATTTGCCATCGTCTATCATTTTCACAACATGAACACCGAGCCGGGTCCCGAGAACACGGTCAAATGCCGTAGGGCTTCCCCCGCGCTGGAGATGACCGAGCACGAGCGATCGGGTTTCGAAGCCTGTTTCATATTCTATCGCATTGGCGAGCGCCTCGCCGATACCTTTACCCGTGCCGAGCTGAACATGGCCGAATGCATCGAGCTGTGATGAATGGGCCACATCTTTCATGAGATCGGGTATCACCGCGCCTTCCGCAACCGCGATTATTGCCCACCGCTCACCCGATTCATACCGGCGTTTTGCCATCGCGACAATCTCGCCAACTTTGACCTCGACCTCGGGAATCAGGATCATATGAGCGCCCCCGGCTATACCGCCATGCAGCGCAATCCAGCCCGCGTGACGGCCCATGATCTCGACC
The bacterium DNA segment above includes these coding regions:
- the tpiA gene encoding triose-phosphate isomerase produces the protein MRKIIIAGNWKMHMNHREAQTLVHAIAEKVSGIEDVEIVVCPPFTSLAAAGEGIKGTTIALGAQNMHWEQKGAFTGEISANMLLTLGCEYVILGHSERRTYFHESDEIVAKKVQSAIKAGITPIVCVGETREERENGITRKVVERQVKGALTNLRADEFHGTVIAYEPVWAIGTGLTATVEQAQEVHAFIRGLLEGLFGKKAAAETRIQYGGSMKPGNARELLAQPDIDGGLIGGAALDAESFEGIIRAAL
- a CDS encoding ketose-bisphosphate aldolase, whose translation is MPLVPMRQLLLEAAKGNYAVGAFNVNNMEQIQAIMAAAQETRSPVIIQASRGALKYSNFTYLKHLMLAAAEENPDIPIAMHLDHGNSLDTCKQAIALGFTSVMIDGSLKEDSKTPTTYEENLAVTMSVIEYAHPLGVTVEAELGTLGGIEDGVGSGKVHLTDPDQAVDFVKKTKVDALAVAIGTSHGAYKFKAEPKLAIDIVQEIHRRIPETPLVMHGSSSVPEDLVAVVNKYGGKMPQAKGVPMSAIQSAIPFGVRKVNIDTDGRIAITGAIRKVFVETPDKFDPRDYMKPARDALTKLVAQKMRDLGTAGHAGDFKPVSLNDMIDFYKKSGLL
- a CDS encoding phosphoglycerate kinase; this translates as MAIKTVNDIDLKGKRVIVRCDFNVPLDENRNITDEKRIVASLPTIRYILDKGGKLILMSHLGRPKGKPVPEMSLAPVAKSLGRHLNKPVKLAPDCVGSAVEAMVSEMKPGDVVLLENLRFHKEEEANDPEFAQKLASLADVYVNDAFGTAHRAHASTEGITRYLKEVASGYLLKKEIDYLDSAVKEPKRPFVAVIGGVKISGKIDVITTLLDKADTLLIGGGMAYTFYKAMGLEIGKSILEAERVDMARDILEKVKASSCEFLLPVDCMIADKFENDARTRYVDSDAIPKDWEGLDIGPKTVELYTSKIKGAGTVVWNGPMGVFEMETFANGTKAIAQAMADATAKGTVTVIGGGDSAAAIAKFGMEDRMSHISTGGGASLELLEGKILPGVQALNRG
- a CDS encoding 6-phosphofructokinase, yielding MAEKRIGILTGGGDAPGLNAVIRAVTVKGIKSGYEVIGFEEGWRGLLDKKYRTLSLKDVEDIHLLGGTILGSSRTNVAKIENGFEIAKKNLEELGIYALVASGGEDTLGVALKLYKAGASVLGVPKTIDNDVNATDYTFGFDTAINRVCDLLEMLRTTTESHHRVMVVEIMGRHAGWIALHGGIAGGAHMILIPEVEVKVGEIVAMAKRRYESGERWAIIAVAEGAVIPDLMKDVAHSSQLDAFGHVQLGTGKGIGEALANAIEYETGFETRSLVLGHLQRGGSPTAFDRVLGTRLGVHVVKMIDDGKFGMMAALKGGEMKAVSLEDAVGSLKIVDKTKYETAKLFFS
- a CDS encoding OFA family MFS transporter, which encodes MANEKVFNRWMVVFGAILIQLALGAIYAWSVFTKALKEAPYNFTTPQTQAIFSAGLFTFALVMIFAGIQMRKVGPKPLALSGGLVLGAGYILGGLFGNSFIMQLICIGIIGGAGIGLAYVVPIAVGMKWFPDKKGLISGLAVAGFGFGATIWVKVGGSWFGLVDKYGVQSVFLWYGIAFAVMVLIGSIWMVNPPEGYVPAGYVPPSAAAGGSKKAAGRDYIWQEILKKVQFWTIWLIFVFGGMAGLMVIGTIALFGIDSLKSSGLDEATAKAAAGTAMAWYAIFNGLGRIAWGKISDNIGPKTAIFLMCLIQGFLMLTFYKMGTTAIMLAIYASAIGFNFGGNFALFPTATADLFGTKNVGSNYPFVFTAYGIAGIAGPMLGGFVRETTGSFLMAFLPAGVVCLVGAVLALTITRPKS
- the acs gene encoding acetate--CoA ligase, giving the protein MSEQPKQNITNLMTEQRKFPVPDSFRAKAHISSMEQYEKMFKRSLEDPDGFWGEQAETLDWFKKWDKVYSFDKDKIIIKWFDGGKINVSHNCLDRHVKAGKGDKTAILWVGDDPNEDRHISYKELYTEVKKFANVLKSQGVKKGDRVCIYMPMIPELPIAMLACTRIGAIHSIVFGGFSAEALQGRIQDSKCSVLITSNVSLRGSKAIPLKINADEALKDNACPSIKSVICYQRRDVETHMEKGRDFWWHELMAKVSDECEPEHMDAEDPLFILYTSGSTGKPKGVLHSTGGYLLYTSVTHKYIFDYHENDIYWCTADIGWVTGHSYIVYGPLANHATSVMFEGVPTYPEPDRFWDICEKYGVTIFYTAPTAIRAIASKGSDWVTKHNLSKLRLLGTVGEPINPEAWMWYFDTVGRSKCPIVDTWWQTETGGILITPLPGCMPTKPGSASRPFFGVEPAILREDGSLCGTNEGGYLVIKRPWPGIMRTVYGDHQRFIEMYWVQYKGYYFTGDGARIDEEGDFWLMGRVDDVINISGHRIGTAEVESALVSHSAVAEAAVVGFPHEIKGQALYVFVTLNEGVEKSENLKKELVAHIRKEIGPIASPDKIQFTDALPKTRSGKIMRRILKKIAANDTGELGDISTLLDPDVVKKLIDERII
- the secG gene encoding preprotein translocase subunit SecG, coding for MFLYVLILIVHVIVCIALVISVLLQSSKGGGLAGTFGGSGMTGGVFGGRGAAPFLAKATTAFAILFMLTSISLNFVKPGRVSQSAIQRALIESGAASSPSSSAVTTEMPVSTPAAGDNAQTGSETTPSQNAPAQEEKK
- the gap gene encoding type I glyceraldehyde-3-phosphate dehydrogenase, which gives rise to MAIKIGINGFGRIGKLVFRAAIADGGFEVVGINDLMDTKTMAHLLKYDSTQGKFKGTVEAAADGIIVNGKKVLVFSEKDPANIPWGKLGATMVLESTGIFADDAGLQKHIDAGAKKVLLSVPPKSKGESKIKVIVMGVNDNILTSADTMISNASCTTNSLAPMAKVLHEKFGIVKGFMTTIHSYTNDQKILDQVHKDLRRARAGAINMIPTTTGAARAVGKVLPELKGKLDGVSVRVPTPDASLTDCVCELKRAVTIEEVNNAFKAAANGELKGILEYTDDPIVSSDVIGNPASSIIDGQMTSVMEGTMVKVFSWYDNEWGYSNRCIDLFKLMAK